From Candidatus Eisenbacteria bacterium, a single genomic window includes:
- a CDS encoding TolC family protein codes for MNLGKSKRIVALAPLLMAFALSAAPAFGAEHRMTLDEAINLALQKNEGLLIERESFAAAKAAVSSASGAYDPVAELDGGWSRSNEPLNSSFSGTLPNQIAPEASTAEGGVTLHQLLPTGGALSLRGRAARDKTEGSFARLSPAYSTRVGVELRQPLLRDRAIDGARLSVRVAKAGRRQADASLRRTLTETVAAVEQAYWALTAARLGVGVREEAVRLAEEQLNETRTRVQTGAVPGTEVAQPRAELERRRSELLAARETTARAENDLKLLILEDTDESMWLSEIAPADSAAVEVTPVDVAASLQRALAARPELGAARAVVERRHAETSFARSGVWPALDAVASYDRFGLAGSRNPAGPAGPLPSNLDGALAQSFQSLGDGDFDAARVALVLSLPIRNRTARAEADIARHVERQAEADLVRVRKAIRAEVLDAASALETAGQRIESSRAGREAAEVQLSAEKDRYETGLSTNFLVLTRQNDLSRARLDEISALTDYRMARAEMGRATGSLIEERGINVNGTRR; via the coding sequence ATGAATCTTGGGAAGTCGAAACGAATCGTCGCGCTGGCGCCGCTACTGATGGCGTTCGCCTTGTCGGCGGCCCCCGCGTTCGGCGCCGAGCACCGCATGACCCTGGACGAGGCGATCAACCTGGCTCTGCAGAAGAACGAGGGGCTCCTGATCGAGCGCGAGTCGTTCGCCGCGGCCAAGGCGGCCGTGAGCAGCGCGAGCGGCGCCTACGATCCGGTGGCGGAGCTGGACGGAGGATGGTCGAGGTCGAACGAGCCATTGAACTCTTCGTTCTCGGGCACCCTGCCCAACCAGATCGCCCCCGAGGCCAGCACGGCTGAGGGCGGCGTCACGCTTCACCAGCTCCTTCCCACCGGCGGCGCGCTATCCCTGCGGGGGCGGGCCGCGCGGGATAAGACCGAGGGAAGCTTTGCGCGGCTCTCCCCGGCCTACAGCACCCGGGTCGGCGTCGAGTTGAGGCAGCCCCTTCTGCGCGATCGGGCGATCGACGGGGCGCGACTCTCTGTGCGTGTCGCGAAGGCGGGTCGTCGGCAAGCCGACGCGTCCCTTCGGCGCACGCTGACGGAAACGGTCGCGGCGGTGGAGCAGGCCTACTGGGCCCTCACCGCCGCCCGGCTCGGCGTAGGCGTTCGCGAGGAAGCGGTGCGCCTCGCGGAGGAGCAATTGAATGAGACGCGCACGCGCGTGCAGACGGGCGCGGTGCCTGGAACCGAGGTGGCTCAGCCGCGCGCGGAGCTGGAGCGTCGGCGGAGCGAGCTCTTGGCCGCGCGCGAAACGACCGCCCGCGCCGAGAACGACCTCAAGCTCCTGATCCTCGAGGATACCGACGAGTCGATGTGGCTCTCCGAGATCGCTCCCGCCGACAGCGCTGCGGTCGAGGTGACCCCGGTCGACGTCGCGGCATCGTTGCAGCGCGCGCTCGCGGCGCGGCCGGAGCTGGGCGCGGCGCGGGCCGTCGTGGAGCGCCGTCACGCCGAGACGTCGTTCGCGCGCAGCGGGGTTTGGCCGGCGCTCGACGCGGTCGCTTCGTACGACCGCTTTGGGCTCGCGGGCTCGCGGAACCCTGCGGGTCCGGCCGGCCCGCTCCCCTCGAATCTCGACGGGGCCCTCGCGCAGTCGTTCCAATCGCTCGGCGACGGCGACTTCGACGCGGCCCGGGTGGCGCTGGTACTGAGCCTTCCGATACGGAACCGCACGGCGCGCGCGGAGGCCGACATCGCCCGCCACGTCGAGCGGCAGGCCGAGGCGGACTTGGTGCGCGTGCGGAAGGCGATCCGCGCGGAGGTCCTCGACGCCGCGTCCGCGCTGGAGACCGCGGGTCAAAGGATCGAGTCGTCCCGCGCGGGGCGCGAGGCGGCCGAGGTTCAGCTCTCCGCTGAAAAGGACCGGTACGAGACCGGCCTCTCCACGAATTTCCTGGTGCTGACGC
- a CDS encoding ATP-dependent DNA helicase RecQ, producing MPSTTALDFTSPLHALGYASFRPGQLEALEALFEHRRLLLVAPTGGGKSLIYQLPATMLERTSLVISPLIALMQDQVAALTDRGVPATYLASTLSEEETRARLRGIRAGEYRLVYVAPERLQYPGFQEMARDLDPPLIAVDEAHCISHWGHDFRREYLEIGDFLSRFPAAMVLACTATATPAVRDDIVTQLRLGPDTPQILRGFARPNLSLRVGNVASADELHAGIDQALAEALGGHGARDNKPGAVIIYCLSRADAEAQARRLRTAGWAAGWYHAGLSGEHRSEVQRRFMSGALNVVTATNAFGMGIDRADVRAVIHLSPPDSVEAYYQEVGRAGRDGLDAFGLLLLRLADIPRRKSLIERSAHDKGASAEWVEHRWSMFRDLLRWAEGGTCRHDAILRYFGDEVETLHGCGRCDVCLELAEGDLGDAGSAARGEEIAMAMLSAVRLVDRRLGFKVTVKFLRGEKDDRLARYGLAGRREFGALAKYPEEWLSLVLQRCVTAGWVDFTDGEYPLLMLTAQGAAVLEGKRAARLVLPPAKAPGSRPATRRQRRGAAGLPGALAAAGADKPAGYATRFDALRRWRLERARADSVPAFVVASDRTLDDIATLNPSNLEELHLCYGIGSSKVEKYGPEVLQVLRHLG from the coding sequence ATGCCGAGCACAACCGCTCTCGATTTTACGTCCCCCCTCCACGCTCTCGGCTACGCCTCATTTCGCCCGGGGCAGCTGGAGGCCCTGGAAGCCCTCTTCGAACATCGTCGCCTCCTGCTTGTCGCTCCGACTGGCGGTGGGAAGAGCCTCATCTACCAGCTTCCGGCCACGATGCTCGAGCGGACGTCGCTCGTCATCTCTCCCCTCATCGCGCTGATGCAGGACCAGGTCGCCGCTCTCACCGACCGCGGCGTGCCCGCGACCTACCTCGCGAGCACGCTCTCCGAGGAGGAGACCCGCGCGCGCCTTCGCGGCATCCGCGCGGGCGAGTACCGCCTGGTCTACGTAGCGCCGGAGCGGCTCCAGTACCCGGGGTTCCAGGAAATGGCCCGGGATCTCGATCCACCCCTCATCGCGGTCGACGAGGCGCACTGCATCAGCCACTGGGGGCACGATTTCCGGCGCGAGTACCTCGAGATCGGCGACTTCCTGAGTCGGTTTCCCGCCGCAATGGTCCTTGCCTGCACAGCCACGGCCACGCCGGCGGTGCGCGACGACATCGTCACGCAGCTAAGGCTCGGCCCGGACACGCCGCAGATCCTCCGCGGCTTCGCGCGCCCGAATCTCTCGCTGCGCGTTGGCAACGTGGCGTCGGCGGATGAGCTTCACGCGGGCATTGACCAGGCGCTGGCGGAGGCACTCGGCGGCCACGGCGCTCGCGACAACAAGCCAGGCGCCGTCATCATCTACTGCTTAAGCCGCGCTGACGCCGAGGCACAGGCCAGAAGGCTCCGCACGGCGGGTTGGGCCGCCGGCTGGTACCACGCGGGCCTCTCGGGCGAGCACCGCTCCGAAGTGCAACGCCGCTTCATGTCGGGCGCCCTGAACGTCGTGACCGCCACGAACGCATTCGGCATGGGGATCGACCGCGCCGATGTGCGCGCCGTGATTCATCTCTCGCCGCCCGACTCCGTCGAGGCGTACTACCAGGAAGTGGGGCGCGCGGGGCGCGACGGTCTCGACGCGTTTGGGCTGCTCCTCCTTCGCCTGGCGGACATCCCGCGGCGAAAATCGCTGATCGAGCGGAGCGCCCACGACAAGGGCGCGTCGGCCGAGTGGGTGGAGCACCGCTGGTCGATGTTCCGCGATCTCCTCCGCTGGGCCGAGGGCGGCACCTGCCGGCACGACGCCATCCTTCGCTACTTCGGCGATGAGGTGGAGACGCTGCACGGCTGCGGACGGTGCGATGTCTGCCTGGAGCTGGCGGAGGGCGACTTAGGCGATGCCGGATCGGCGGCGCGCGGCGAGGAAATCGCGATGGCGATGCTCTCGGCGGTGCGGCTGGTGGATCGGCGGCTGGGCTTCAAGGTGACGGTGAAGTTTCTTCGCGGGGAGAAGGACGACCGGCTGGCGCGATACGGGCTGGCCGGGCGTCGGGAGTTCGGGGCGCTGGCGAAGTACCCGGAGGAGTGGCTGAGCCTGGTGCTACAGCGCTGCGTCACAGCGGGGTGGGTCGATTTCACCGACGGCGAGTATCCGCTGCTGATGCTGACCGCCCAGGGAGCGGCGGTGCTAGAGGGGAAGCGGGCAGCGCGGTTGGTGCTGCCGCCGGCGAAAGCCCCCGGTAGTCGACCCGCGACGCGCCGGCAGCGGCGCGGCGCCGCCGGGCTCCCCGGTGCCCTCGCCGCCGCGGGGGCGGACAAACCCGCCGGCTACGCTACCCGTTTCGACGCGCTCCGTCGCTGGCGGCTGGAGCGCGCCCGCGCGGACTCCGTACCCGCCTTTGTCGTCGCCTCCGACCGCACGCTGGACGACATTGCCACACTCAATCCGTCCAACCTGGAGGAACTCCATCTCTGCTACGGCATCGGCTCGAGCAAGGTCGAGAAATACGGGCCGGAGGTCTTACAAGTTTTGCGCCACTTGGGGTAG
- a CDS encoding porin family protein, with translation MTRGSGGRPARRKRRPGAAPPQTPLGRNAMKTSKGSIRFASAVAVAAFLVAGAVSSAAAGESRAELSLMGGVQALNKNDTSLPDHFVNVPAVATVSYRMTSRLAAEGEFTWLIPVKQSVDLGSGVSQDKKSADILAYQANLRADFPVSNLTPYLAAGAGAVTFLSNTDPDRVPQLSKSETAFAINFGGGVSYGLNDRWGVRADVRELVAFPSNNSTGLSTSKGADNIWMERGTVGLLYRF, from the coding sequence ATGACCAGAGGAAGCGGCGGGCGGCCCGCCCGACGCAAACGGCGCCCCGGCGCCGCGCCGCCGCAAACCCCTCTGGGGAGGAATGCCATGAAGACCAGTAAAGGGAGCATCCGTTTCGCCAGTGCCGTAGCAGTTGCCGCGTTCCTCGTCGCCGGCGCCGTTTCGTCCGCCGCGGCGGGGGAGTCCCGGGCCGAGCTCTCGCTCATGGGCGGGGTCCAGGCTCTGAACAAGAATGACACCTCGTTGCCGGACCACTTCGTCAACGTCCCGGCTGTCGCGACCGTGTCGTACCGCATGACGTCGAGGTTGGCCGCTGAAGGAGAGTTCACGTGGCTGATCCCGGTCAAGCAGAGCGTCGATCTTGGATCGGGTGTGTCCCAGGACAAGAAGTCTGCCGATATTCTCGCGTACCAGGCCAATCTGCGCGCCGATTTCCCGGTATCCAATTTGACGCCGTACCTGGCGGCCGGAGCGGGCGCGGTCACGTTCCTGTCGAACACCGATCCAGATCGGGTCCCTCAGCTCTCGAAGTCCGAGACCGCGTTCGCGATCAACTTCGGCGGAGGCGTGTCCTATGGACTGAATGACCGCTGGGGCGTGCGCGCCGATGTACGTGAGCTGGTCGCGTTCCCGTCCAACAACTCCACCGGGCTCTCGACTTCCAAGGGCGCGGACAATATCTGGATGGAGCGCGGCACCGTAGGTCTCCTGTATCGGTTCTAG
- a CDS encoding NAD-dependent formate dehydrogenase — translation MAKVLCVLYDDPVGGYPTSYALADIPKIDGYPGGQTVPTPKRIDFKPGQLLGSVSGELGLRKFVESQGHKLVVTADKDGPKSAFERELPDAEIVISQPFWPAYLTAERFANAPKLKLAITAGIGSDHVDLQAAIERGITVAEVTYCNSISVSEHVVMMILALVRNYIPSYQVVVDGGWNIADCVARSYDLEGMVVGTVGAGRIGSAVLRRLKPFDVKLHYTDRHRLPTSVEQELGLTFHPNADTLVKVCDVVTINTPLHPETEHLFNDALIAQMKRGAYLVNTARGKICDRDAIARALKSGQLAGYAGDVWFPQPAPKDHPWRSMPHHGMTPHVSGTSLSAQARYAAGVREILECWFEGRPIREEYLIVSEGELAGAGAHSYSAGNATGGSEEAARFKK, via the coding sequence ATGGCCAAGGTGCTCTGTGTCCTGTACGACGACCCGGTCGGAGGGTATCCGACATCCTATGCTCTCGCCGATATCCCGAAGATCGACGGCTACCCCGGCGGCCAGACCGTCCCCACCCCGAAGCGAATCGATTTCAAGCCGGGCCAGCTCCTCGGGAGCGTCTCCGGCGAGCTCGGGCTGCGCAAGTTTGTGGAGTCGCAGGGCCACAAGCTGGTCGTCACCGCCGACAAGGACGGACCGAAATCCGCCTTCGAGCGCGAGCTGCCCGACGCGGAGATCGTCATCTCCCAGCCGTTCTGGCCCGCGTACCTGACCGCGGAGCGCTTCGCCAACGCGCCGAAGCTGAAGCTCGCGATCACCGCGGGCATCGGGTCGGATCACGTCGATCTGCAGGCGGCCATCGAGCGGGGGATCACCGTCGCCGAGGTCACCTACTGCAACAGCATCAGCGTGTCGGAGCACGTGGTCATGATGATCCTGGCGCTCGTGCGCAATTACATCCCGTCGTATCAGGTGGTCGTCGACGGCGGCTGGAATATCGCGGACTGCGTCGCCCGCTCCTACGATCTGGAAGGAATGGTGGTGGGCACCGTGGGCGCCGGGCGCATCGGCTCGGCGGTACTGCGCCGGCTCAAGCCGTTCGACGTGAAGCTCCACTACACCGATCGGCATCGGCTGCCGACAAGCGTCGAGCAGGAGCTGGGATTGACCTTCCATCCGAACGCCGACACGCTGGTGAAGGTCTGCGACGTGGTCACGATCAACACCCCGCTCCATCCGGAGACCGAGCATCTCTTCAACGACGCGCTCATCGCCCAGATGAAGCGCGGCGCCTATCTGGTGAATACCGCGCGAGGGAAGATCTGCGACCGCGACGCGATCGCGAGGGCGTTGAAGAGCGGGCAGCTCGCCGGGTACGCCGGCGACGTCTGGTTCCCGCAGCCTGCGCCGAAGGATCACCCCTGGCGGTCGATGCCGCACCACGGGATGACGCCGCACGTGTCCGGCACGAGCTTGTCGGCCCAGGCCCGCTACGCGGCGGGCGTGCGCGAGATTCTGGAATGCTGGTTCGAGGGGCGCCCGATCCGCGAGGAATACCTGATCGTTTCCGAGGGCGAGCTAGCCGGAGCGGGGGCGCATTCCTACAGCGCCGGAAACGCGACCGGGGGCTCGGAGGAAGCGGCGCGGTTCAAGAAGTAG
- a CDS encoding carboxymuconolactone decarboxylase family protein, translated as MKSRLNYGKVAPGVYDSMDALDQYVSKCGLEVPLLDLVRLRASQINGCAYCLDMHWKDLRARGESEQRLYSLDAWRECPYYTERERAALAWTEAVTLITDGHVPDSLYEEVRARFSEKELCDLTLALAAINAWNRLSISARLVPGAYVTNEVSAREGADIPGAPRAAARVHRSESGRRGDGTHPR; from the coding sequence ATGAAATCCCGGCTCAATTACGGCAAGGTGGCTCCCGGCGTTTACGATTCCATGGACGCGCTGGATCAGTACGTCTCGAAGTGCGGGTTGGAGGTTCCATTGCTCGACCTGGTTCGGCTTCGCGCCTCACAGATCAACGGCTGTGCCTATTGCCTCGACATGCACTGGAAGGATCTGCGTGCGCGCGGGGAGAGCGAGCAGCGCCTCTACTCGCTCGATGCCTGGCGCGAGTGCCCCTACTACACGGAGCGTGAGCGCGCGGCGCTCGCGTGGACCGAAGCGGTGACGCTGATCACGGATGGACACGTGCCCGACTCGCTGTACGAGGAGGTCCGAGCGCGATTCAGCGAGAAGGAACTGTGCGATCTGACGCTCGCGCTGGCGGCCATCAACGCATGGAATCGACTTTCGATCTCGGCCCGCCTCGTTCCGGGCGCCTATGTAACCAATGAGGTCTCAGCTCGAGAAGGCGCAGACATTCCGGGCGCTCCACGAGCGGCGGCACGCGTTCATCGTTCCGAATCCGGGCGACGCGGGGACGGCACGCATCCTCGCTGA
- a CDS encoding AAA family ATPase, giving the protein MGLTAAPIDAQLVTGVLSEIAEIASETIELREVFDRVGTAVQRVIPFYKMGVVRIIDGSHVVLHAVTFTQPKPDGTCSGPKCSDAKSSDPMPVTMWSPRMRPHAGPTPRINDARKELDPSFPLDATALEGGMGSGMWEPFRAGNTFAGGVWLSSQTTNAFTDEHQEVLKPIAALLGSAVEHWKLWDIEQRRRDRLDRIEALLGMLAQSLDVREVFEPLSDGMKAILPHDMMCLTELDMGAKTIRISAIAGKTDNPAPTAAVPLTDAELARRNASEIIKDIPAEIPPDTERHRLIISSGMRSWLRVPVWISGQVQGGLSFFHREPSRYTWEDTEVAIRLADRVALMLSHLRLSDEARVAAEARERAERLEATVETLARELESRGGGRVIGISPSWKETLRAAQRVTASETTVLITGESGTGKEVISSLIHQGSPRSGKPFVAINCAALPETLLESELFGHEKGAFTGAIATKIGRMEQAAGGTLFLDEIAEMSPIVQAKFLRVLEQREFQRVGGSRTLKADVRVIAATNRDLTAAIANQTFREDLYYRLNVFQIHIAPLRERSEDILPLAEAFLEDLGRTMGRPAAGISKDARGWLLGYRWPGNVRELRNAIERAILMSDGGLITRDHLPAAVSRPTYGALRVLASPVSDGGRPVKISSISDGGIPSDGMNLEDVERDLVEKALGQAKGNKSRAARLLGLTRAQLYSRIEKYGVQ; this is encoded by the coding sequence ATGGGCCTCACAGCCGCTCCCATTGATGCTCAGTTGGTAACCGGCGTTCTCTCCGAGATCGCCGAGATCGCGTCGGAGACGATCGAGCTCCGCGAGGTCTTCGACCGCGTGGGCACAGCCGTCCAGCGGGTCATTCCCTTCTATAAGATGGGCGTGGTCCGGATCATCGACGGCTCGCACGTGGTCCTCCACGCCGTCACCTTCACGCAGCCAAAGCCGGATGGAACGTGCTCGGGGCCGAAATGCTCGGACGCGAAAAGCTCCGATCCCATGCCGGTGACCATGTGGTCGCCGAGGATGCGTCCGCACGCGGGCCCCACCCCTCGGATCAACGACGCCAGGAAGGAGCTCGATCCTTCATTTCCGCTAGACGCGACGGCGCTCGAAGGGGGAATGGGATCCGGCATGTGGGAACCGTTCCGGGCCGGGAACACGTTCGCCGGGGGCGTCTGGCTGTCCTCGCAAACGACGAACGCGTTCACCGACGAGCACCAGGAGGTTCTCAAGCCGATCGCGGCGTTGCTTGGATCGGCGGTCGAGCACTGGAAGCTCTGGGATATCGAGCAGCGTCGCAGGGACCGGCTCGACCGGATCGAGGCGTTGCTGGGGATGCTGGCCCAGTCGCTCGACGTGCGCGAGGTATTCGAGCCGCTTTCCGACGGCATGAAGGCCATCCTGCCGCATGACATGATGTGCCTGACCGAATTGGACATGGGCGCGAAGACGATCCGCATCTCCGCGATCGCGGGCAAGACCGACAACCCGGCGCCGACGGCGGCAGTCCCTCTTACCGACGCCGAGCTCGCGCGGCGAAATGCGTCCGAGATCATCAAAGACATCCCGGCCGAGATCCCGCCCGACACGGAGCGCCATCGCCTCATTATCTCCTCGGGCATGCGGTCTTGGCTCCGGGTCCCGGTCTGGATTTCAGGGCAGGTCCAAGGCGGCCTCAGCTTCTTCCATCGCGAGCCGTCGCGTTACACCTGGGAGGACACCGAGGTCGCGATCCGTCTCGCGGACCGCGTCGCCTTGATGCTGTCCCACCTGCGGCTCTCGGATGAAGCCCGGGTCGCCGCGGAAGCGCGGGAGCGGGCGGAGCGGCTCGAAGCCACGGTCGAAACACTCGCGCGAGAGCTGGAGTCCCGCGGAGGCGGCCGCGTCATTGGGATATCGCCTTCATGGAAGGAAACATTGAGGGCAGCCCAGCGGGTGACGGCCTCGGAAACCACCGTGCTCATCACCGGCGAGTCCGGGACCGGCAAGGAAGTGATCTCGAGCCTCATCCACCAAGGCTCGCCGCGTTCGGGCAAGCCGTTCGTCGCGATCAACTGCGCGGCGCTCCCCGAGACCCTGCTCGAGTCCGAGTTGTTCGGTCACGAGAAGGGAGCGTTCACCGGGGCGATCGCCACGAAGATCGGACGGATGGAGCAGGCGGCGGGGGGAACGTTGTTCCTCGATGAAATCGCCGAGATGAGCCCGATCGTGCAGGCGAAGTTCCTTCGCGTGTTGGAGCAGCGTGAGTTCCAGCGCGTGGGTGGGTCCCGCACGTTGAAGGCCGACGTGCGGGTGATCGCGGCCACGAACCGCGATCTGACGGCGGCCATCGCGAATCAAACGTTCCGGGAGGACCTCTACTACCGCCTGAACGTGTTCCAGATCCACATCGCGCCGCTCCGGGAACGCTCCGAGGATATCTTGCCTCTCGCCGAGGCGTTCCTCGAGGACCTGGGCAGGACGATGGGACGGCCCGCGGCGGGAATCTCGAAGGATGCTCGCGGTTGGTTGCTGGGCTACCGCTGGCCCGGAAACGTTCGCGAGCTCCGGAACGCGATCGAGCGGGCGATCTTGATGTCCGACGGTGGTCTCATCACGCGCGACCATCTTCCGGCCGCAGTGTCTCGCCCGACATACGGAGCGTTGAGGGTCCTTGCCTCGCCGGTGTCGGATGGTGGGAGGCCCGTGAAGATCAGCAGTATCTCGGACGGCGGGATCCCTTCGGACGGCATGAACCTCGAGGACGTGGAGCGCGACCTGGTGGAGAAGGCTCTGGGTCAGGCCAAGGGCAACAAGTCCAGGGCCGCCCGTCTACTGGGGTTGACACGCGCCCAGCTCTATTCCCGCATCGAGAAGTACGGAGTTCAGTAG